From a single Lolium rigidum isolate FL_2022 chromosome 7, APGP_CSIRO_Lrig_0.1, whole genome shotgun sequence genomic region:
- the LOC124674895 gene encoding putative protein Brevis radix-like 5 translates to MHACFHGGGGSGRTRTISIIRDLTKNMKAMSLKVKPGGGGGKARARRRQRQRGSVAEAEDDDLEMQDKDITAAASTSASAKIAPEEERGGKRQVRNCDNCRSALADVAEEDEEDDVAEEGTAAGATDRAAGEEGSDGEWVAEPEPGVLMTLVSRPDGTNHLRKLRFREELFDGPRAAQRWWADNYDCIVELYSIVQSSGGSPDDDGGGAEDVEDDEPATPCQSEDDHHQRRRWQRLGCGSASTSGGPSSGSGSGSGGGSAASTVGSPILGLVVATPNSGKNKSPGPPERVQSHKHKCRSLHIN, encoded by the exons ATGCACGCGTGcttccatggcggcggcggcagcggcaggacCAGGACCATCAGCATCATCAGGGACCTCACCAAGAAC ATGAAGGCCATGTCGCTCAAGGTGAagccgggcggcggcgggggcaagGCGCGGGCGCGACGGCGGCAACGGCAACGGGGGAGCGTGGCGGAGGCAGAGGATGATGATCTGGAGATGCAGGACAAGGACATAACCGCAGCGGCATCGACGTCAGCATCCGCCAAGATCGCgccggaggaggagcgaggagggaAGAGGCAGGTGCGAAACTGCGACAACTGCCGATCTGCCCTGGCCGACGTcgccgaggaggatgaggaggacgacgtcGCCGAGGAGGGCACGGCGGCGGGGGCCACGGATCGTGCAGCCGGAGAGGAGGGCAGCGACGGGGAGTGGGTGGCGGAGCCGGAGCCCGGGGTGCTGATGACGCTGGTGTCGCGCCCCGACGGCACCAACCACCTCCGCAAGCTGCGATTCCGGGAGGAGCTGTTCGACGGGCCGCGCGCGGCGCAGCGCTGGTGGGCCGACAACTACGACTGCATCGTCGAGCTCTACAGCATCGTGCAGTCCAGCGGAGGGTCGCCcgacgacgacggtggcggcgcggaGGACGTCGAAGACGACGAGCCCGCGACGCCGTGCCAATCCGAGGACGACCaccaccagcggcggcggtggcagcgcCTGGGGTGCGGTTCGGCCTCCACCTCCGGTGGCCCGTCCAGCGGGAGCGGAAGCGGCAGCGGCGGTGGGTCGGCGGCCAGCACGGTGGGCTCGCCCATACTGGGCCTCGTCGTCGCCACGCCCAACAGTGGCAAAAACAAAAGCCCTGGCCCACCAGAGCGAGTGCAATCGCACAAACACAAATGTCGTTCCTTGCACATAAATTAG
- the LOC124678628 gene encoding ubiquitin fusion degradation protein 1 homolog yields the protein MFSSGRFGFRRASNFEQTYRCYSASFFNRPQLEGGDKVIMPASALARLASMRIEYPMLFELHNAAAERTSHCGVLEFVAEEGTIIMPYWMMQNMLLQEGDTVRVRSATLPKGTYVKLQPHTSDFLDISNPKAILEKTLRTFSCLTTGNSIVVAYNNKQYHIDIVEAKPASAVSIIETDCEVDFAPPLDYKEPEKPQPTVVPASKEVAQDQESNVEEDEPKFKPFTGSAKRLDGKGSKQQAPEVPSAAAPASSAPSVLNKRASQQTSAPSGASTSTRQKTGKLVFGSSASNKKEAQAQKEPVKVSEPPKKEEPKFNAFSGKSYSLKN from the coding sequence ATGTTTTCCTCGGGAAGATTTGGTTTCCGGCGTGCAAGCAACTTCGAGCAAACCTATCGCTGCTATTCAGCGTCCTTCTTCAACAGGCCACAGCTGGAAGGCGGCGACAAGGTGATCATGCCGGCATCTGCTCTGGCTCGCCTGGCTTCCATGCGCATCGAGTATCCTATGCTGTTCGAGCTCCACAACGCCGCCGCCGAGCGGACTTCGCACTGCGGGGTGCTGGAGTTCGTGGCAGAGGAAGGCACGATCATCATGCCTTACTGGATGATGCAGAACATGCTCCTTCAAGAGGGCGACACCGTGCGCGTCAGGAGCGCCACCCTGCCCAAGGGTACCTATGTGAAGCTGCAGCCTCACACGAGCGACTTTCTGGACATCTCGAATCCGAAAGCCATCTTGGAGAAGACTCTGAGGACTTTCTCTTGCTTAACCACGGGGAACAGCATCGTGGTGGCTTATAACAACAAACAGTATCACATTGATATTGTTGAAGCCAAGCCTGCTTCTGCGGTTAGCATTATCGAGACGGATTGTGAAGTGGACTTTGCGCCCCCTCTCGATTATAAAGAACCTGAGAAACCACAGCCAACTGTTGTTCCTGCAAGCAAGGAAGTTGCTCAAGATCAAGAATCTAATGTTGAAGAAGATGAACCAAAATTCAAGCCATTCACTGGTTCGGCAAAACGGTTGGATGGTAAGGGTTCAAAACAGCAAGCACCTGAAGTCCCTTCAGCTGCTGCGCCTGCAAGTTCTGCACCTTCAGTCTTAAACAAAAGGGCAAGTCAGCAAACTTCTGCACCTTCAGGAGCTAGCACTTCCACACGCCAGAAAACAGGAAAGCTTGTTTTTGGTTCAAGCGCAAGCAACAAGAAAGAAGCACAAGCACAAAAGGAGCCTGTTAAAGTGAGTGAGCCTCCAAAGAAGGAAGAACCGAAGTTCAACGCGTTCAGTGGAAAGAGCTACTCATTGAAGAATTAG
- the LOC124678629 gene encoding uncharacterized protein LOC124678629, producing the protein MADTKAQRRARTPPTSPTPTWARRSEALTHILTHPSHSPSLHSQLFLASRVPCPPGGSSYPPFLCPGASLLRWALASVFLPRAARLGLPPSSWRSRCPFQLPPPLVPSTAIEPAPERWGEAELRGYAQRRRARRGPMRVRPPVSVAGIVLTTVPNFVIIAVIMRELFWVRPGRL; encoded by the coding sequence ATGGCCGACACCAAGGCCCAACGCCGAGCACGGACTCCCCCTACCAGTCCCACTCCCACATGGGCGCGACGGAGCGAAGCCCTAACCCACATCCTGACCCACCCCTCCCACTCGCCGTCGCTCCACTCGCAGCTCTTCCTGGCGTCCCGCGTGCCGTGCCCGCCCGGGGGCTCCTCGTACCCGCCCTTCCTCTGCCCCGGCGCGTCGCTCCTCCGGTGGGCCCTCGCCTCCGTCTTCCTCCCGCGCGCCGCGCGCCTCGGCCTCCCGCCCTCGTCCTGGCGCTCCCGGTGCCCCTTCCAGCTCCCGCCGCCGCTCGTGCCCTCTACCGCCATCGAACCGGCGCCGGAGCGGTGGGGAGAGGCCGAGCTCCGGGGATACGCGCAGCGGAGGCGGGCTCGGAGGGGGCCCATGAGAGTTCGGCCGCCGGTGTCCGTGGCGGGTATCGTGCTGACGACCGTGCCCAACTTCGTGATCATCGCGGTGATCATGCGCGAGCTATTCTGGGTACGGCCCGGCCGCCTCTGA